One segment of Tindallia californiensis DNA contains the following:
- a CDS encoding helix-turn-helix domain-containing protein: MIKRIKEEIKQKGLKHGFVANKVGMSYKTFSAAMNGRRRITIEELVRISKVLDVPVEKLIEGVIEDDRITHTS, encoded by the coding sequence ATGATAAAAAGAATTAAAGAAGAGATAAAACAAAAAGGATTAAAACATGGATTCGTTGCTAATAAAGTAGGGATGTCGTATAAAACTTTTTCAGCGGCTATGAATGGCAGGCGGCGGATTACCATTGAAGAGTTGGTAAGGATCAGTAAAGTATTGGACGTACCAGTAGAAAAATTGATCGAAGGAGTGATTGAAGATGATCGAATTACACACACCAGCTGA
- a CDS encoding helix-turn-helix domain-containing protein: MIELHTPAEAAELLKVSRDTVYTLIHTRELPSVKIRGQYRVRGIDLENYISEALGWEA, encoded by the coding sequence ATGATCGAATTACACACACCAGCTGAAGCGGCTGAGCTGTTAAAAGTTTCAAGAGATACGGTTTATACTCTGATACATACACGGGAGCTTCCGAGCGTAAAGATCCGTGGGCAATACCGAGTGAGAGGGATAGACTTAGAAAATTATATAAGTGAAGCGCTTGGATGGGAGGCGTAA